The following proteins are co-located in the Schistosoma mansoni, WGS project CABG00000000 data, supercontig 0062, strain Puerto Rico, whole genome shotgun sequence genome:
- a CDS encoding factor for adipocyte differentiation, putative, with amino-acid sequence MYRLRIQAVNKFGPSEYSANIEFTTLSPLPKAPVFSQYTNLTSNSVRLEWNMLVDEILNSDTDDMDNVDGDADTAGDDTSTDNYVNDETEEKIHSDETKEVNVEDGTNVKSNSSSRLSNPLHHHHQQQRERLKRQNVDLKPDESQLIFTLQMSRESDLDWTTIYEGQSNMHKVNRLSEFTIYHFRVCAMNTTGCGLYSGIQTIRTQKASPPAVRGLKILELNSDRCQLEWTPVNQLGMDPIIYLLHLLPVTANIQQSTNLNQVYRGNQTACRITGLNPGSEYVCRVCAVRLCQPTAKLPVINNSTTTFEQEQSKDNPKIDSSQYQITELPGPFSPGLLFTTPRLTKDTQFDSTSSSVSPSPSVTVSASCHLFRQKDSLSYKRSNGLLKILSSPYYIIRNMISRNSSNIRSTSVYPIHDSSNWTTLSKQDHIHSNQVIATGTSPNSPLHNNNVSDKRRSILLHTISSTTSLSTQSTTNSTSSPRNQSKQQLSSHHNSKRSHSHWFRFTDTQLACLLLILFSLATLLVAMSLQYVLNVHLKLSNPTTTSSSGSSGSFSSMDLSPSSSESYGMRLKLNHDKKNNDGSSVFTTTTTTSKRTNQNVHS; translated from the exons ATGTACAGATTACGCATACAAGCAGTGAATAAATTTGGTCCAAGTGAATATTCAGCCAACATTGAATTTACTACACTTTCTCCATTGCCTAAAGCTCCAGTTTTTAGTCAATATACAAATTTAACATCAAACAGTGTTCGATTAGAATGGAATATGTTGGTCGATGAGATACTCAATTCTGATACTGATGATATGGATAATGTTGATGGTGATGCTGACACCGCTGGTGACGACACTTCAACTGATAATTATGTCAATGATGAGACAGAAGAAAAGATTCATAGTGACGAGACAAAAGAAGTAAATGTTGAAGATGGGACTAATGTCAAGTCAAACTCTTCCTCTCGTTTATCGAATCCACTCCACCATCACCACCAACAACAGCGAGAAAGGTTAAAAAGACAGAACGTGGACTTGAAACCGGATGAAAGCCAATTAATATTTACATTACAAATGAGCAGAGAATCTGATTTAGA TTGGACAACAATTTATGAAGGACAATCAAATATGCATAAAGTGAATCGTTTATCTGAATTTACAATTTATCATTTTCGTGTTTGTGCTATGAATACAACTGGTTGTGGATTGTATAGTGGCATTCAAACAATTCGTACTCAGAAAGCATCACCACCAGCTGTACGAG GATTGAAAATTCTTGAATTAAATTCGGATCGTTGTCAATTAGAATGGACTCCAGTTAATCAATTAGGCATGGATCCCATTATCTATTTGTTGCATTTACTCCCAGTCACAGCCAATATACAACAATCAACCAATTTAAATCAG GTGTACAGAGGAAATCAAACAGCATGTCGTATAACAGGTCTAAATCCAGGCTCTGAATATGTCTGTCGAGTATGCGCTGTTCGATTGTGTCAGCCAACTGCCAAATTACctgttattaataatagtaCTACTACATTTGAACAAGAGCAATCTAAG GACAATCCTAAAATAGATTCTTCTCAATATCAAATCACTGAACTGCCTGGACCATTTTCTCCTGGTCTTCTATTTACAACTCCACGTCTCACTAAAGATACCCAGTTTGATTCCACTTCATCGTCAGTATCACCATCACCATCAGTAACAGTATCAGCAAGTTGTCACCTATTTAGACAAAAAGATTCTCTTTCGTATAAACGATCAAATGGTTTGTTAAAAATTCTATCCTCTCCATATTATATTATTCGAAATATGATCTCacgtaatagtagtaatattagaTCGACAAGTGTCTATCCAATACATGACTCGTCTAATTGGACTACACTGTCAAAACAAGATCATATTCATTCAAATCAAGTGATTGCTACAGGTACTTCACCCAACTCACCGttgcataataataatgtatcagATAAACGTCGTAGTATTCTACTCCATACAATATCTTCAACAACATCATTATCAACACAGTCAACAACAAACTCCACATCATCGCCAAGAAATCAATCAAAACAACAATTATCATCACATCACAATTCAAAAAGATCTCATTCTCATTGGTTTCGTTTTACTGATACACAATTAGCTTGTTTATTACtaattttattcagtttagCAACATTATTAGTTGCAATGAGTTTACAATATGTCTTGAATGTACATTTGAAATTATCCAATCCTACAACAACAAGCAGCAGTGGTAGTAGTGGTAGCTTTTCATCAATGGAtttatcaccatcatcatctgAATCATATGGGATGAGATTAAAACTCAATCATGATAAGAAGAATAACGATGGTAGTTCAGTGtttactactacaactactacttCAAAAAGAACAAATCAGAACGTTCATTCATAA